From the genome of Metabacillus dongyingensis:
ACTTGGTAAAACGGAATGCTGGTATATCCTTGACTGTAAAGAAGGTGCCGACATGATCTTCGGCCACAACGCAAAAACAAAAGAAGAATTAATCCAACAAATTAATTTAGGTAATTGGAACGAACTACTGGGCAGAGTGAAAATCAAGCCTGGCGATTTTTTCTATGTACCAAGCGGAACTATCCATGCATTATGTGAAGGTACTCTTGTATTAGAAACACAGCAAAGCTCTGACACAACCTACAGAGTGTATGATTACAATCGTAGAGATGCAGAGGGCAATTTGCGAGATCTTCATTTAGAAAAAGCGATTGATGTGACAACTGTGCCGCATCATGACACTGGGGTTGCCCCTAAAGTTTTGAAGCAGGAGAATATAACGATTACCACGTTTGTAGAATCAGAATTTTTCTCAGTGTATAAGTGGGAAATAGAAGGGAAGGTTACTCTTTCATTTAATGATCAATATATGCTTCTAAGTGTGATCAAGGGTGATGGAACTCTAGTTCACAATGGTGAGAAATATTCTCTTAATAAAGGAACCCATTTCATAATTC
Proteins encoded in this window:
- the manA gene encoding mannose-6-phosphate isomerase, class I; the encoded protein is MKVQPLFLKPVFKERIWGGTALQTEFDYEIPNNKTGECWAISAHPNGPSIIENGPYAGLALDKLWREHPELFGNPKEEIFPLLTKILDANMDLSVQVHPEDSYAKEHESGELGKTECWYILDCKEGADMIFGHNAKTKEELIQQINLGNWNELLGRVKIKPGDFFYVPSGTIHALCEGTLVLETQQSSDTTYRVYDYNRRDAEGNLRDLHLEKAIDVTTVPHHDTGVAPKVLKQENITITTFVESEFFSVYKWEIEGKVTLSFNDQYMLLSVIKGDGTLVHNGEKYSLNKGTHFIIPVGLGEFELDGDCELIVSHP